A part of Salmo salar chromosome ssa18, Ssal_v3.1, whole genome shotgun sequence genomic DNA contains:
- the LOC106577312 gene encoding galectin-related protein, with protein MAVSATEKDAINTEDDHHNDSFGNPGLISPDREDIARLLKVPFSGRIRGGMRPGKKVIVMGIVDLEPDSFDVSLTCGRGTEKEEPQPDVALKLSARFAERQFLRNSRVSGKWSEEEKSIDYFPFIPDQPFRIEIHCEHTRFRIFVDGNPLFDFFHKVKSLPSIDTVRIEGGLQITKLG; from the exons ATGGCGGTGTCGGCAACGGAAAAGGACGCAATA AATACTGAAGATGACCATCACAACGATTCGTTCGGGAACCCCGGGCTTATATCACCGGATAGGGAGGACATTGCACGGCTTCTG AAGGTGCCATTCAGCGGCCGCATCAGAGGTGGTATGAGGCCGGGGAAGAAGGTCATTGTCATGGGCATTGTTGATCTGGAGCCGGACAG CTTTGACGTCAGCCTGACTTGCGGCCGCGGCACAGAGAAGGAGGAACCACAGCCGGATGTGGCCCTGAAACTCAGCGCTCGATTCGCCGAGCGGCAGTTTCTGCGTAACTCCCGCGTCTCGGGAAAATGGAGCGAGGAGGAGAAGTCTATCGACTACTTCCCCTTCATCCCTGACCAGCCCTTCAGG ATCGAGATCCACTGCGAGCACACGCGCTTCCGGATATTTGTGGATGGAAACCCGCTCTTTGACTTTTTTCACAAAGTGAAATCTTTGCCGTCCATCGATACAGTGAGGATAGAAGGGGGTCTACAGATCACCAAGCTAGGCTAA